The segment CCAGGTAACCCATACGACGGGCACACCCTGGCCGAGGCTCTTGAGCAGGTCGAGACGCTCACGGACCGCCGCCCGGACCTCGCCGTCGTGGACCGCGGCTACCGTGGACACGGTGTCGGAACAACCCATGTGTTGATCTCCGGAATGCGTCGCGGGCTGACGGATGGGCTGAAAGCGCAGCTCCGAAGGCGCAGTGCGATCGAGCCGGAGATCGGCCACATGAAGACCGATGGCCGCCTCGCGCGCTGCCCTCTCAAAGGGACCAAGGGCGATGCGCTCTTCGCTGTCCTGTGCGGCTGCGGGCACAACATCCGCAAGATCCTGGCCCGCCTGAGGGCCCGTTTGGTCCTGTTGTTCGAGGGCCTGTCACGGGCGCAGCGCGCGATCAACGCCTTCACCGTCCGATCAATAGCACTGCAAATCGCCGCGTAGGTGTTGTTCAACGTCGACGGATTACGGGGGCATGCTCTCAGCTCTATGATGCAGCCGCACTTCAGCTCGTTTTGGGATGATATTTGTATCGAGGTCAATGCAGGTGGAATTTTTCGAAGGCCCCCACACGAAAAAGCGCCGCAGAAAACTGCGGCGCTTTGGATTGACTGTCAGGTACCGGGCAACCCCCAGCACTGCTCCTGAAATCAAGCGTTCGGCAGAATCACGATTTCGACCCGGCGGTTCTGACGCTTGCCCTCGGACGTCAGGTTGCTGGCGATCGGCTGATCCTCACCACGGCCAATCGACTGGATGCGCGACGACGGCACACCTTGCGAGATCAGCACACCGGCCACAGACTGCGCGCGACGCTGCGACAGGCCAAGGTTGTAACCGGCATCACCGTCGGCATCGGTATGGCCGATCACCTGAACGGTGGTGTTCGGATAGCTCAGCAGGCTGCTGGCGACAGACCGGATGTCCGATTGCAGATCCGAGCGCAGCGAAGCACTGTCCGTGTCGAACAGGATGTCCTGCGGCAGCGTCACGATCAGACGATCACCGGTGTTGGTGATGCCGACGTTATTGCCCAAGTTCTGGCGCAATTCGGCCTCTTGCCGGTCGAGCTGGTTGC is part of the Puniceibacterium sp. IMCC21224 genome and harbors:
- a CDS encoding OmpA family protein, coding for MIRVKTSLIALTVAALTLSGCVEPQLNSDGTDPNAKAKKGAIIGAVGGAVVGAMTGNDRDERLRNAALGAALGGGGGALIGNQLDRQEAELRQNLGNNVGITNTGDRLIVTLPQDILFDTDSASLRSDLQSDIRSVASSLLSYPNTTVQVIGHTDADGDAGYNLGLSQRRAQSVAGVLISQGVPSSRIQSIGRGEDQPIASNLTSEGKRQNRRVEIVILPNA